In Meiothermus sp. QL-1, the sequence AGGACGGGGCCCACTACGCGGTGCTGGACCAGACCCTCTTCTACCCCAGCGGCGGGGGGCAGGCCTGCGACAGGGGAAGCCTGGAAGGGGTGCCGGTGCTGGAGGTGAAGGAGGTCCAGGGAGAGGTTGTGCACCGGCTGGCCCGGCCCCTGCAGACCGGTCAGCGGGTGCTGGGCCAGCTCGACTGGCCCTGGCGCTACCGCCAGATGCAGCGGCACACCGCCGAACACATCCTGGGCCAGGCCTTTTTGCGGGCTGCGGGGTGGAGGGTGCAGGCGGTCAACATGACCGGCGCGCTCGCCACCATAGACCTCGATGGCGAGCCCGCCGAGGCCATCGTCCAGCAGGCAGAGCACCTGGCCAACCAGGCGGTCTACGCCAACGCCGAGGTGCGGGCTTACTTCATCCAGGAGGCGGAAGTCCCTCAGCACGGCCTGCGGCGAGCACCCAGGGTGGGCGGCCTATTGCGGGTGGTGGAGGTGGTGGGCTGGGACAAGGTGGCCTGCGGAGGGCTGCACGTGGCCCGCAGCGGCGAGGCCGGCCCCATCAAAATCGTCCGCTTCGAGCGCTACAAAGGGGGCACCCGGGTCTACTTCGTGGCCGGCTGGGAGGCTCTGGAGCTCTTTGAGCAGGAACACCGGCTGCTCAAGCGCCTGGGGGAGCGCTTCAGCAGCGGGCCGCTGGAAGTGGAAAAGCCCATCGCCCGCCTGCGGGAGGCCTTCTATCAGCTAAAGGGGGAAAACGCCCGCCTGAAGGATGAACTCGCTGAGCAGATTGTGCGCAGCCTGCTGGGCGAGTTCCCCGGGCGCACCATCGCCGCCCAGGTACCTGAGGCGGTGCTGGAGGCGGTGGGCAAGCGGCTGGCCGAGTGGCCCGGGGTGCTGGCGTTGCTGGTGGCCCAGGAGGAGGAAAGGGTTCGCTATGCCCTGCTGAAGCATCCGAGCCGCCAAGAGAACCTGGACGCCCTGTGGGAGGCGGTGCTCAGGCCGCTCGGGGCCCGGGGCGGGGGGGCTCTGGTCAAGCTGGGGGTGCTGGGGGTGGCCCCCCACCGGGCCCTCGAGGCCTTCCGGACCTACTTGGAGAGGCGGTAGGCTATGGCCGTGGCGCTGGAGCGCGCGCAAGCCCTGGAGCGGCTGAACCAGGAACGCTTCGACCTTTTGGTCATCGGCGGGGGGGCCAGCGGGGCCGGGGTGGCCCTCGAGGCCGCCCTGCGGGGCCTGCGGGTGGCTCTGGTGGAGCGCTACGACTTCGCTGAAGGCACCTCGAGCCGCAGCACCAAGCTCATCCACGGTGGGGTGCGCTACCTGGAGCTGGCGGTCAAGACCCTCGACCGCAGCCAGCTCCACCTGGTGCAGGACGCCCTGCGGGAGCGGGCCATCCTCCTCCGGCTGGCCCCCCACCTCGCCCGGCCCCTCTGGCTCCTTACCCCCCTCTACCGGCCGCTCGAGCTGCCCTACTACTACCTGGGCCTCAAGCTTTACGACCTGCTAGCGGGAAGGGCCCGGCTGGCCCCAGCCCGCCTCCTGAGCGCCCGGGCGGCCCAGGCCCGGTTTCCCGCCTTACGCCAGGGCCTCGTCGGGGCGGTGGCCTACCAGGATGGGCAGTTCGACGACGCCCGTTACAACCTGGAGCTGGCCCTCACCGCTGCCCAAACCGGGGCAGTGGTCCTCAACTACGCCGAGGTCGCCGCCCTCGTCAAAAAGGAGGGACGGCTGGCGGGAGCGGTGGTCAAGGACCGGCAGGGAGGAGGGGAGGTGGAGGTGGCTGCCCGGGTGGTGGTCAACGCCACTGGCCCCTTCGCCGATGCCATACGGCACCTGGACGACCCTGAGGTCCCCCCCCTTCTCACCACCAGCTCAGGGGTACACCTGGTGCTGGGCCCAGGGTACACCCCTCCGGACACCGGCCTCCTGGTGCCTAAAACCGAGGATGGTCGGGTACTCTTCGTGCTGCCCTGGCTGGGGGGAACCCTGGTGGGTACCACCGACCAGCCCGCCCCCCTTGACGACCACCCCCCGGTACAGGAGGCCGAAGTGGCCTACGTGCTGCGGCAGGTTCGACCCTACCTGGGCGAGATTCCCCAAACAGCGGTGCGCTCAGCCTGGTCGGGCCTGCGCCCGCTGGTGGCCCGGGGGGCCACCCAGACCGCCCGGCTGGTGCGCGACCACCTGATCGAGGAGAGCGCCTCGGGCCTGCTGACCCTTACGGGGGGCAAGTGGACCACCTACCGCAAGATGGCCCAGGACCTGGTGGACTACGCCATCGGGCGCTTCGGCCTACCGGCAGGTCCTTCCCTGAGCGCCAAAACCCCTTTGCTGGGCGGGCAGGGCTTCACCCCGGAAGGGGCCGGGCGGCTCCAGGCGATGGGCCTGGAGCCTGGTGCTGCCTTGCACCTGCACCAGGCCTACGGGGCTCGAGCCCCAGAGGTAGCCCGCCTCGTGCTGGAAGGCCTCGACCGCCCCCTGGCCGAGGGCTGGCCCTATCTGGAGGCTGAAGTGGTCTATGCCGTGCAGCGCGAGATGGCCCTCACTCCCCTGGACGTGCTTTGCCGCCGCACCCGGCTGGCCTTCCTGGACCGGCAGGCCGCCCTGGCCGCCCTGCCCCGGGTGGTGGAGCTGATGGGTGGCGCTTTGGGCTGGGACGCTAACAGAAGAAAGCACGCGGAGGAACAAAGCCGAAACCGGCTTCTAGGGGCGCTTTAGTCGGGCAGGGAAAGCCGGCCCCGCGCCGCGGCAACGGCCAGTTCCTGTCCCAACTCCTGGCCCACCC encodes:
- a CDS encoding alanyl-tRNA editing protein: MRLYWEQPYQSSFEARVLRAWSEDGAHYAVLDQTLFYPSGGGQACDRGSLEGVPVLEVKEVQGEVVHRLARPLQTGQRVLGQLDWPWRYRQMQRHTAEHILGQAFLRAAGWRVQAVNMTGALATIDLDGEPAEAIVQQAEHLANQAVYANAEVRAYFIQEAEVPQHGLRRAPRVGGLLRVVEVVGWDKVACGGLHVARSGEAGPIKIVRFERYKGGTRVYFVAGWEALELFEQEHRLLKRLGERFSSGPLEVEKPIARLREAFYQLKGENARLKDELAEQIVRSLLGEFPGRTIAAQVPEAVLEAVGKRLAEWPGVLALLVAQEEERVRYALLKHPSRQENLDALWEAVLRPLGARGGGALVKLGVLGVAPHRALEAFRTYLERR
- a CDS encoding glycerol-3-phosphate dehydrogenase/oxidase, whose protein sequence is MERAQALERLNQERFDLLVIGGGASGAGVALEAALRGLRVALVERYDFAEGTSSRSTKLIHGGVRYLELAVKTLDRSQLHLVQDALRERAILLRLAPHLARPLWLLTPLYRPLELPYYYLGLKLYDLLAGRARLAPARLLSARAAQARFPALRQGLVGAVAYQDGQFDDARYNLELALTAAQTGAVVLNYAEVAALVKKEGRLAGAVVKDRQGGGEVEVAARVVVNATGPFADAIRHLDDPEVPPLLTTSSGVHLVLGPGYTPPDTGLLVPKTEDGRVLFVLPWLGGTLVGTTDQPAPLDDHPPVQEAEVAYVLRQVRPYLGEIPQTAVRSAWSGLRPLVARGATQTARLVRDHLIEESASGLLTLTGGKWTTYRKMAQDLVDYAIGRFGLPAGPSLSAKTPLLGGQGFTPEGAGRLQAMGLEPGAALHLHQAYGARAPEVARLVLEGLDRPLAEGWPYLEAEVVYAVQREMALTPLDVLCRRTRLAFLDRQAALAALPRVVELMGGALGWDANRRKHAEEQSRNRLLGAL